In Paraburkholderia bryophila, a single genomic region encodes these proteins:
- a CDS encoding ShlB/FhaC/HecB family hemolysin secretion/activation protein: MGAMSVAFVGGLGLAGGVHAQNATAATSASASAAPQTFDLNEFIVRGNTTLPSLEIEKAVYPFEGPGKTLADVNAARDALQKIYQDRGYQSVVVELPQQQVKNGVIVLQVVEAKVGRLRVEGAQYTSPQNIRDAVPALAEGSVPDFGVAQQQLTDLNRSADRQVIPVLKPGAMPQTVDVDLKVDDHSPLHGTLDLNNDNSPGTSLLRTSATLSYSNLWQLGHVVSGTYVIAPQHPDDARVYSFSYLAPLKDSHWSLLATVVHSDSNVASIGGTNVLGKGTTYGFTAIYALPASDTYAQSVSIEIDRKHYDENVSLGGQMSMSPLTYVPVTLSYTGQLSLKNSQTAFSASLTTNIRGIGSDAGAWDNKRYNATPDFLYAKFDVNHTQHFANDMQANAHVTAQLANSPLVSSEQFAAGGMNSVRGYMQAEDTADSGVIGSLELRSPSLTKYLGGAAGSRINEWRFHAFVDAAHLWLLSPLPEQTASFNLLSVGVGTRVQLFKYASADFEAGWPLKAGIYTKQYSPRFDFYVRLGF; this comes from the coding sequence ATGGGCGCGATGAGCGTGGCATTCGTCGGTGGCCTGGGGCTAGCGGGCGGCGTGCATGCGCAGAACGCGACGGCGGCAACGTCGGCGTCGGCATCGGCCGCGCCGCAAACATTCGATCTGAACGAATTTATCGTGCGTGGCAATACGACCTTGCCGAGCCTTGAAATCGAAAAAGCGGTCTATCCGTTCGAAGGACCCGGCAAGACCCTGGCGGACGTCAATGCGGCGCGCGATGCGTTGCAGAAGATCTATCAGGATCGCGGCTATCAATCGGTGGTCGTCGAGTTGCCGCAGCAGCAGGTCAAGAACGGCGTGATCGTGTTGCAGGTCGTGGAAGCGAAAGTGGGTCGGCTGCGCGTGGAAGGCGCGCAGTACACCTCGCCGCAGAATATTCGCGACGCGGTGCCGGCGCTCGCGGAAGGCAGCGTGCCCGACTTCGGCGTCGCGCAGCAGCAGCTCACCGATCTGAACCGCTCGGCAGACCGCCAGGTGATTCCGGTGCTGAAACCCGGCGCCATGCCGCAAACCGTGGACGTCGATCTGAAAGTGGACGATCACAGCCCGCTGCACGGCACGCTCGACCTGAACAACGACAACAGCCCGGGCACCTCGCTGTTGCGCACCAGCGCCACGCTGAGCTATTCGAATCTATGGCAACTGGGCCACGTGGTCTCGGGCACCTACGTGATCGCGCCGCAGCATCCGGACGACGCGCGCGTGTACTCGTTCTCGTATCTGGCGCCGCTGAAGGATTCGCACTGGAGCCTGCTGGCCACGGTGGTTCATTCCGACAGCAACGTGGCGTCGATCGGCGGCACCAACGTGCTCGGCAAGGGAACGACCTACGGCTTCACGGCGATCTATGCGTTGCCGGCGTCGGACACTTACGCGCAGTCGGTGAGTATCGAGATCGATCGCAAGCATTACGACGAGAACGTCAGCCTGGGCGGACAGATGTCCATGTCGCCGCTGACCTACGTGCCGGTCACGCTGTCGTACACCGGCCAGCTCAGCCTGAAGAACTCGCAGACGGCGTTTTCCGCGTCGCTGACCACGAATATCCGCGGTATCGGCAGCGACGCCGGTGCGTGGGACAACAAGCGCTACAACGCAACGCCCGACTTTCTCTACGCCAAATTCGACGTCAATCACACGCAGCATTTTGCCAACGACATGCAGGCCAACGCGCACGTGACCGCGCAACTGGCGAACTCGCCGCTGGTGTCGAGCGAGCAGTTCGCGGCCGGCGGCATGAACAGCGTGCGCGGCTACATGCAGGCGGAAGACACGGCGGACAGCGGCGTGATCGGCTCACTCGAATTGCGCAGCCCTTCGCTGACGAAATACCTCGGCGGCGCGGCCGGCAGTCGCATCAACGAATGGCGTTTTCATGCGTTCGTCGACGCGGCGCACCTGTGGCTGCTCAGTCCGCTGCCGGAACAGACCGCGAGCTTCAACCTGCTCAGCGTCGGCGTGGGGACACGGGTGCAACTGTTCAAGTACGCGAGCGCGGATTTCGAAGCGGGCTGGCCGCTGAAAGCCGGCATCTACACGAAGCAGTACAGCCCGCGCTTTGATTTCTATGTGCGCCTCGGTTTCTGA
- a CDS encoding DUF2341 domain-containing protein encodes MPGVANAWWQNDWSYRKAITIDAGPKGANLAESVGRVPLLIRLHSGNFQFDGLADNGADIRFVAADDKTPLNFEIEQYDAVLGVALIWVDITKMPAGSAESIWMYYGNKKAPDGSKPSQTFDPDYTLVYHFDSPSGSPSKDATAYANNAQNAPLRTVEDGIVGKGAQFDGSTALNLPATPSLNVSAGGSFTFSVWVKPSALAANTLLYSRRDGANALLIGLDNGVPFAEIDGAAAPVRTPAATALTANQWAHLAVTADGKNLTVYVNGKQAAQIAAALPALTSAAAVAGDVTGAPAGFSGFKGSLDELRLSKIARSPDLIALDALAQGSESKLINYGADEKQSGFGFGYFGVIVQSVTVDAWVVIGILLAMAVVSWVVMWNKGRYVGLVDRANNYFVERFREVAGRHLVGLAHVKETSEEGQRLRQSSLYRLYRAGVAEIHSRVDDNGRTVITSESIEAIRASMDATLVRENQRLSKSMVLLTIAISGGPFLGLLGTVVGVMITFAAIAAAGDVNVNAIAPGIAAALLATVTGLFVAIPALFGYNYLLIRNKNVTANMQVFVDEFVTRLAEAHRSPDHALLAD; translated from the coding sequence ATGCCCGGCGTCGCCAACGCGTGGTGGCAAAACGACTGGTCGTACCGCAAGGCGATCACGATCGACGCCGGTCCGAAAGGGGCCAACCTGGCGGAGTCGGTCGGTCGCGTGCCGTTGCTGATCCGGCTGCACTCGGGCAATTTCCAGTTCGACGGACTGGCCGATAACGGTGCCGACATCCGCTTCGTCGCGGCCGACGACAAGACGCCGTTGAACTTCGAAATCGAACAGTACGACGCAGTGCTCGGTGTCGCGCTCATCTGGGTCGATATTACGAAGATGCCGGCCGGTTCAGCCGAATCGATCTGGATGTACTACGGCAACAAGAAGGCGCCCGACGGCAGCAAGCCGTCGCAGACTTTCGATCCGGATTACACGCTGGTGTATCACTTCGACAGCCCGTCCGGCTCGCCGTCGAAAGACGCGACCGCATACGCAAACAATGCGCAGAACGCACCGCTGCGTACAGTTGAAGACGGGATCGTCGGCAAGGGCGCGCAGTTCGACGGCAGCACCGCGTTGAACCTGCCGGCCACGCCGTCGCTGAATGTGAGCGCGGGCGGCAGCTTCACGTTCAGCGTGTGGGTCAAGCCCTCGGCGCTGGCGGCCAACACGCTGCTGTATAGCCGCCGCGACGGCGCGAACGCCTTGCTGATCGGCCTCGACAACGGCGTGCCGTTTGCCGAGATCGACGGCGCCGCCGCGCCGGTTCGCACGCCCGCCGCGACGGCGTTGACGGCCAATCAGTGGGCCCATCTCGCCGTCACCGCCGACGGCAAGAACCTCACCGTGTACGTGAACGGCAAGCAGGCCGCGCAGATCGCCGCGGCATTGCCCGCGCTGACCAGCGCGGCCGCAGTGGCCGGCGACGTGACGGGCGCGCCCGCCGGCTTCAGCGGCTTCAAGGGTTCGCTCGACGAATTGCGCCTGTCGAAGATCGCCCGCTCGCCGGATCTGATCGCGCTCGACGCGCTGGCGCAAGGCTCGGAATCGAAGCTGATCAACTACGGCGCGGATGAAAAGCAGTCGGGCTTCGGCTTCGGCTACTTCGGCGTGATCGTCCAGTCGGTGACGGTCGATGCGTGGGTGGTGATCGGCATTCTGCTGGCCATGGCGGTCGTCTCGTGGGTGGTGATGTGGAACAAGGGGCGCTACGTCGGCCTCGTCGATCGTGCCAACAACTACTTCGTCGAACGCTTTCGCGAAGTGGCGGGCCGTCACCTGGTCGGCCTCGCGCACGTGAAGGAAACCAGCGAGGAGGGCCAACGTCTGCGCCAGTCGTCGCTGTACCGCTTGTACCGCGCGGGCGTCGCCGAAATTCATAGCCGCGTCGACGACAACGGCCGCACGGTGATCACCAGCGAGTCGATCGAAGCGATCCGCGCGTCGATGGACGCCACGCTCGTGCGCGAAAACCAGCGCCTGTCGAAGTCGATGGTGCTGCTGACCATCGCCATTTCGGGCGGTCCGTTTCTCGGTCTGCTCGGCACGGTGGTCGGCGTGATGATCACCTTCGCCGCGATCGCGGCCGCCGGCGACGTCAACGTCAACGCGATCGCGCCGGGTATCGCCGCCGCGCTGCTGGCCACCGTCACGGGTCTGTTCGTCGCGATTCCGGCGCTGTTTGGCTACAACTACCTGCTGATCCGCAACAAGAACGTGACCGCGAACATGCAGGTGTTCGTCGACGAATTCGTCACGCGGCTGGCCGAAGCGCATCGCAGTCCGGACCACGCGCTGCTGGCCGACTGA
- a CDS encoding ExbD/TolR family protein, with product MQVQDDDKPYDDINITPMLDLAYVLLIIFIIMTTASVQGIKVDLPKASSSASLAKPKTKAITVSDSGQIFLDAYPVSMDELESRLRTEKASNPDVPIVLKGDSAVAYQRVMDVLDLLRRLDLSQVGLVTGKAKQGG from the coding sequence ATGCAGGTTCAGGACGACGACAAGCCGTACGACGACATCAACATCACGCCGATGCTCGATCTGGCGTACGTGCTGTTGATCATCTTCATCATCATGACGACCGCTTCGGTGCAGGGCATCAAGGTGGATCTGCCCAAGGCGAGTTCGTCGGCGAGTCTCGCCAAGCCGAAGACCAAGGCGATCACCGTGTCCGATTCGGGACAGATTTTTCTGGATGCGTACCCCGTGTCGATGGACGAACTGGAGAGCCGGCTGCGCACCGAGAAGGCGAGCAATCCGGATGTGCCGATCGTCCTCAAAGGCGATTCGGCCGTGGCGTATCAGCGGGTCATGGATGTACTCGATCTGCTCCGGCGCCTCGATCTGTCGCAGGTCGGTCTGGTGACCGGCAAAGCGAAGCAGGGCGGCTAG
- a CDS encoding TonB C-terminal domain-containing protein, translating into MEMTYNGGPSGKGPGRFIKPVSIVLALVALGALIWHFAGDTTGVKRISAPQVTTVIPLPPPPPPPQKPPPEKVKEELKTPVDKPTVAPKPSEAPKPSDNQPKQMTMNAPAQAGTDSFNIGAGDGSGNVGSGGNVGRFGNASYAQYMVYTLQRAVEQDKGVQEVGGVRFTGSLNLWMEPSGRITKVTIAQTTGDPKIDAAVVAAVEALGKVDEPPPPATAYPVLVKLQGRKPG; encoded by the coding sequence ATGGAAATGACCTATAACGGCGGCCCTTCCGGCAAGGGTCCGGGCCGCTTTATCAAGCCGGTCTCGATCGTGCTGGCGCTGGTGGCGCTCGGTGCGCTGATCTGGCATTTCGCCGGCGATACGACGGGCGTGAAACGCATCAGCGCGCCGCAGGTGACGACGGTCATTCCGTTGCCGCCGCCTCCACCGCCGCCGCAGAAACCGCCGCCGGAGAAAGTGAAGGAAGAGCTCAAGACGCCGGTGGATAAGCCGACGGTCGCGCCTAAACCGTCGGAAGCGCCCAAGCCGTCGGACAACCAGCCCAAGCAGATGACCATGAACGCGCCGGCTCAGGCGGGCACCGACAGTTTCAACATCGGTGCGGGCGACGGCTCGGGGAACGTGGGCAGCGGCGGCAACGTGGGGCGCTTCGGTAACGCGAGCTACGCGCAGTACATGGTCTACACGCTGCAGCGCGCGGTCGAGCAGGACAAGGGCGTGCAGGAGGTCGGCGGCGTGCGCTTCACCGGCAGCCTGAATCTGTGGATGGAGCCGTCGGGACGCATCACGAAGGTGACGATCGCGCAGACCACCGGCGATCCGAAGATCGACGCCGCCGTCGTCGCGGCGGTCGAGGCGCTCGGCAAGGTCGACGAGCCACCGCCGCCCGCCACGGCGTATCCGGTGCTGGTGAAGCTGCAGGGGCGCAAGCCGGGATAA
- a CDS encoding putative porin: MIRKMKLRGRGYGGGGSTTTGARLSVALVTLGLSCATGAHAQSLETQAATGAAAPTESTVINLINLLVKRGVLTQQNANDLIREARAETAQAKAASGRPVAAGAAGFAGAAVVNAPTQPGDVAVPYVPQVVRDQIRDQVKQEVVAQAKAENWAQPNTFPDWVSRIKLDGDLRVRDEFHFYGSRNANNVTNFAAINQGGGFDINGNTNTTQLPTQNTTQNRNNLERYRARLGVTALLSDEFSAGIQLASGNDNGPVSTTATAGGGFAKKNIWLNKAFFRYQPNSWLNVVAGRFDNPFFTSDLLFSNDLEMDGLAASFRHALPINPDVTLFGTFGVFPIQYTSENFPSNSTSKVGSDTKWMFGAQVGAEWKINQQNRLKGALAYYDYQNMRGTLSSPCALYLGATNCSTDNEAPAFLQGGNTLVALRNIVQNPNLAPGMTPEPQLFGLAYNYRLLDIKAQWDTVLADRVKVRLDGEFVRNLAYNTNKAFGAASLPVNNYEATTVNASQSDYRSGPNGYLAKVTFGEPEPSTKGQWNFSVAYKYLQPDATLDAFNDPDFHLGGTNARGYILGASYAVARDTWLSARYLSAKEVYGPPVSIDVLQIELNARF; the protein is encoded by the coding sequence ATGATTCGGAAAATGAAGCTACGGGGTCGCGGCTACGGCGGCGGAGGATCGACGACGACCGGCGCGCGCCTGAGCGTGGCGCTGGTCACGCTGGGCCTGTCGTGCGCGACGGGCGCGCACGCGCAGTCGCTCGAAACGCAGGCCGCGACGGGCGCAGCGGCGCCGACCGAGAGCACGGTGATCAACCTGATCAACCTGCTCGTCAAGCGCGGCGTGCTGACGCAGCAGAACGCCAACGACCTGATTCGCGAAGCACGCGCGGAAACGGCGCAGGCCAAGGCGGCATCCGGGCGCCCGGTGGCGGCGGGCGCGGCAGGCTTCGCAGGGGCCGCGGTCGTCAATGCGCCGACGCAACCGGGCGACGTCGCGGTGCCGTACGTGCCGCAGGTCGTGCGCGATCAGATTCGCGATCAGGTGAAGCAGGAAGTGGTCGCGCAAGCGAAGGCGGAGAACTGGGCGCAACCCAACACGTTCCCCGACTGGGTGTCGCGCATCAAGCTGGACGGCGATCTGCGCGTGCGTGACGAATTCCACTTCTATGGCAGCCGCAACGCCAACAACGTGACGAACTTCGCGGCGATCAATCAGGGCGGCGGCTTCGATATCAACGGCAACACCAACACCACGCAATTGCCGACGCAGAACACCACGCAGAACCGCAACAACCTCGAACGCTATCGCGCGCGTCTCGGCGTGACCGCGCTGCTGTCGGACGAATTCAGCGCCGGCATCCAGCTCGCGAGCGGCAACGACAACGGTCCCGTGTCGACCACCGCCACCGCGGGCGGCGGCTTCGCGAAGAAGAATATCTGGCTGAACAAGGCGTTTTTCCGCTATCAGCCGAACTCGTGGCTGAACGTCGTGGCGGGTCGCTTCGACAATCCGTTCTTCACGTCGGACCTGCTGTTCTCCAATGACCTCGAAATGGACGGTCTGGCCGCGAGCTTTCGTCACGCATTGCCGATCAATCCGGACGTGACGCTGTTCGGCACCTTCGGCGTGTTCCCGATTCAGTACACGTCGGAGAACTTCCCGTCGAACAGCACCAGCAAAGTGGGCAGCGACACCAAGTGGATGTTCGGCGCGCAGGTCGGCGCGGAATGGAAGATCAACCAGCAGAACCGCTTGAAGGGCGCGCTGGCCTACTACGACTACCAGAACATGCGCGGCACGCTGTCGTCGCCTTGCGCGCTGTACCTCGGCGCGACGAACTGCAGCACCGACAACGAAGCGCCCGCGTTCCTGCAGGGCGGCAACACGCTGGTGGCGTTGCGCAACATCGTGCAGAACCCGAATCTCGCGCCGGGCATGACGCCCGAGCCGCAACTCTTCGGGCTCGCGTACAACTACCGGCTGCTCGACATCAAGGCGCAATGGGACACGGTCTTGGCCGATCGCGTCAAGGTGAGACTGGACGGCGAGTTCGTCCGCAATCTGGCCTACAACACCAACAAGGCGTTCGGCGCGGCGTCGTTGCCGGTCAACAACTACGAGGCGACCACGGTCAACGCGAGCCAGTCCGACTATCGCAGCGGCCCGAACGGCTACCTCGCGAAAGTGACGTTCGGTGAGCCGGAGCCGAGCACCAAAGGTCAGTGGAATTTCTCGGTCGCCTACAAGTATCTGCAGCCGGACGCCACGCTCGACGCATTCAACGATCCGGACTTCCATCTGGGCGGCACCAATGCGCGCGGCTACATTCTCGGCGCGTCGTATGCGGTGGCGCGCGATACCTGGCTGTCGGCACGCTATCTCAGCGCGAAGGAAGTCTACGGGCCGCCGGTCTCGATCGACGTGCTGCAGATCGAGCTCAACGCGCGCTTCTGA
- a CDS encoding YbjN domain-containing protein encodes MSDKQTKAVAEQFPGGELIEAVSIDRLAEILKAAGYRVTVAEQNGALQLMSASQGVGFSVRFGNAVQDAAAATDPAAVRYLDYTHSCVLQVQGELPMELVASWNRTKRFARLADHGPFLALEMDVIVAGGVTERYLRSTIELWDRLIQEFLLHLRNRPVLAEQQTDSRTTATVASAPASAATAPAPAAFVSEGTDSAVRENGTRERALAQ; translated from the coding sequence ATGAGCGACAAACAGACCAAGGCCGTGGCCGAGCAATTTCCCGGTGGCGAATTGATCGAAGCGGTGAGCATCGATCGACTGGCGGAGATCCTGAAAGCGGCCGGCTATCGCGTGACCGTGGCCGAACAGAACGGCGCGCTGCAACTGATGAGCGCGAGCCAGGGCGTCGGCTTCTCGGTGCGTTTCGGCAACGCGGTGCAGGACGCTGCTGCGGCGACCGATCCGGCCGCCGTCCGCTATCTGGATTACACCCATAGCTGCGTGCTGCAGGTGCAAGGTGAACTGCCGATGGAACTGGTGGCGAGCTGGAACCGCACCAAGCGTTTCGCGCGTCTCGCCGATCACGGGCCGTTTCTGGCGCTGGAGATGGACGTGATCGTCGCGGGTGGCGTGACCGAGCGCTATCTGCGCTCGACGATCGAACTCTGGGACCGTCTGATTCAGGAGTTCCTGTTGCATCTGCGTAACCGTCCGGTGTTGGCGGAACAGCAGACGGATTCGCGGACGACGGCAACCGTGGCTTCTGCTCCCGCGTCCGCAGCTACGGCTCCCGCTCCCGCTGCATTCGTCAGCGAGGGGACGGACTCGGCAGTGCGTGAAAACGGCACGCGTGAGAGAGCGCTCGCGCAATGA
- a CDS encoding peptidylprolyl isomerase — protein sequence MKKFVLAGWLVSMMPLVAMAQSDVIANAPQASVTQADIERLLKSLNPDGRTRLAADPGAMDQLVRSTLAQKAVLAEAKAKGWDKQPQVRTALEQAQRDVVVRSYLASVNAPPADYPSDAEIQSAYDQNQSAFTAPRALHLAQIYLEAPANSDAATLEKIRKQAADLAGRARGGDFAALAKANSQDKTSAANGGDMGVVPETMLLPAIRQAADALKPGQVSAPVQTPSGFHVVKLIDVKGATLRPLADVKEQIRTTLRAQRLQQNVQAYVAKLAGNTPINEDALKKALAAAQ from the coding sequence GTGAAGAAATTCGTACTGGCAGGATGGCTTGTGTCGATGATGCCGCTCGTCGCGATGGCGCAAAGCGATGTGATCGCCAACGCGCCTCAGGCGTCGGTCACGCAGGCCGATATCGAAAGGCTGCTGAAGTCGCTCAATCCCGACGGACGCACGCGGCTCGCGGCGGACCCCGGCGCGATGGATCAACTCGTGCGCTCGACGCTGGCGCAGAAAGCGGTGCTCGCCGAAGCCAAGGCGAAGGGCTGGGACAAGCAGCCGCAAGTGCGCACGGCGCTGGAGCAGGCCCAGCGCGATGTGGTGGTTCGCAGCTATCTCGCTTCGGTGAATGCACCGCCGGCGGATTATCCGTCCGACGCGGAAATCCAGTCGGCGTACGACCAGAATCAGTCGGCGTTCACCGCGCCGCGCGCACTGCATCTCGCGCAGATTTATCTTGAAGCACCGGCTAATTCGGACGCGGCGACGCTCGAGAAAATCCGCAAGCAGGCGGCCGATCTCGCCGGCCGCGCGCGTGGTGGAGACTTTGCCGCGCTCGCCAAGGCGAATTCGCAGGACAAGACCAGCGCGGCGAACGGCGGCGACATGGGGGTCGTGCCCGAGACGATGCTGTTGCCCGCCATCCGTCAGGCCGCCGACGCGCTCAAACCCGGTCAGGTGTCCGCGCCGGTTCAGACGCCGAGCGGTTTTCACGTCGTCAAACTGATCGACGTGAAGGGCGCGACGCTGCGTCCGCTCGCCGACGTCAAGGAACAGATTCGCACGACGTTGCGCGCGCAACGTTTGCAGCAGAACGTTCAGGCCTATGTCGCGAAGCTGGCCGGCAATACGCCGATCAACGAGGACGCGTTGAAAAAGGCGTTGGCCGCGGCGCAGTGA
- a CDS encoding Do family serine endopeptidase: MGTAVLMLMYASTAVWAANPSAADNSASTSASLTVPNFAALVKRYGQAVVNISVTREVTQMGIQLPPGIAPGNPLAPFLARRVIGNREEVSLGSGFIVSPEGVILTNRHVVGDATTVDVKLTDKRQFKGTVIGSDALSDVAVIRIDARNLPAVVTGNPARTEVGDWVMAIGSPYGFANTVTQGIVSAKSRSLPGESYIPFIQTDVPINPGNSGGPLFDLNGRVIAINSMIYSKTGGYQGLSFAIPIDVALDVKEQLLKTGKVTRGRLGVALQEVSQALARSFGLAQPDGALISMVEAGGPGAQAGLLAGDVVLGVDGDAVADPVDLLGTIAKMKPGQKADLLVWRAGARTHIQAAVGALDSGVASSGNPKGPARIGLSLRPLNGPEQQQFGVDRGLLVEQASGQAARIGLKPGDIVLSVNGTPVATIDALIAEIGAAHGTVALLVQRGGSRLYLPMDPD; this comes from the coding sequence ATGGGGACGGCCGTGCTGATGTTGATGTACGCGAGCACGGCGGTCTGGGCGGCCAACCCGAGCGCGGCGGATAACAGCGCATCAACCAGCGCGTCGCTGACGGTGCCGAATTTCGCCGCGCTCGTCAAACGCTACGGTCAGGCGGTGGTCAATATCAGCGTCACGCGCGAAGTCACGCAGATGGGCATCCAACTGCCGCCCGGCATCGCGCCCGGCAATCCGCTGGCTCCGTTTCTCGCGCGGCGCGTGATCGGCAATCGCGAAGAGGTGAGTCTCGGCTCGGGATTTATCGTGAGTCCGGAAGGCGTGATTCTGACCAACCGGCACGTGGTCGGCGACGCGACGACCGTCGACGTGAAGCTGACCGACAAGCGCCAGTTCAAGGGCACGGTGATCGGCAGCGACGCGCTGTCGGACGTCGCGGTGATTCGCATCGACGCCCGCAATCTGCCGGCTGTCGTCACGGGAAATCCGGCCCGCACCGAGGTCGGCGATTGGGTGATGGCGATTGGCTCGCCATACGGATTCGCGAATACGGTGACGCAAGGTATCGTCAGCGCGAAGTCGCGCTCGCTGCCGGGCGAGAGCTATATCCCGTTCATTCAGACCGACGTGCCGATCAATCCGGGCAATTCGGGCGGCCCGTTGTTCGACCTGAACGGCCGCGTGATCGCGATCAATTCGATGATCTATTCGAAGACGGGCGGTTATCAGGGATTGTCGTTCGCGATTCCGATCGACGTGGCGCTCGACGTGAAGGAGCAACTGCTCAAGACCGGCAAGGTCACGCGCGGACGGCTCGGGGTCGCGTTGCAGGAAGTCAGCCAGGCGCTCGCGCGTTCGTTCGGGCTGGCGCAGCCGGATGGCGCGCTGATCAGCATGGTGGAAGCCGGTGGACCCGGCGCGCAGGCGGGACTGCTCGCCGGCGACGTCGTGCTCGGCGTGGATGGCGACGCGGTGGCCGATCCCGTCGATCTGCTCGGCACCATCGCGAAGATGAAGCCGGGGCAAAAGGCCGATCTACTCGTCTGGCGCGCGGGGGCCCGGACGCATATTCAGGCGGCGGTGGGCGCGCTCGACAGCGGTGTTGCCTCGAGCGGGAACCCCAAGGGGCCGGCGCGCATCGGCTTGAGCTTGCGGCCGTTGAACGGACCGGAGCAACAGCAGTTCGGCGTCGACCGTGGCTTGCTGGTCGAACAGGCGAGCGGTCAGGCGGCGCGTATCGGCCTGAAGCCGGGCGATATCGTGCTGTCGGTCAATGGCACGCCGGTCGCGACGATCGACGCGCTGATCGCCGAAATCGGCGCGGCGCACGGCACGGTCGCGCTGCTCGTGCAGCGCGGCGGTTCGCGACTGTACCTTCCCATGGATCCGGACTAG
- a CDS encoding YbaB/EbfC family DNA-binding protein codes for MKRNSRCNTRRTLSRWTSTVAVACTLFCSALAAAQTLDVPQPWIDYAQRVGQQFQASLEANDDAANQFHQFLEDRVLNAKADAPPPALVVRAWIGADGAVTKVQFDSLGDPKADSTLQQLLTVHPISGAPPVDMRQPLRVRLRLAANPDWGASGAQAVAR; via the coding sequence ATGAAGCGCAATAGCCGATGCAATACCCGCCGCACGCTGTCTCGATGGACGAGCACGGTCGCCGTCGCATGCACGCTGTTCTGCAGCGCACTGGCCGCGGCGCAGACGCTCGATGTGCCGCAGCCGTGGATCGATTATGCGCAGCGCGTGGGCCAGCAGTTCCAGGCATCGCTCGAAGCGAACGACGACGCGGCCAACCAGTTCCATCAGTTTCTCGAAGACCGGGTGCTGAACGCGAAGGCCGATGCGCCGCCGCCCGCGCTGGTGGTCCGCGCATGGATCGGCGCGGATGGGGCGGTCACGAAGGTGCAGTTCGATTCGCTCGGCGATCCGAAGGCCGATTCGACCTTGCAGCAATTGCTGACCGTACATCCGATTTCGGGGGCGCCGCCAGTGGATATGCGTCAGCCGTTGAGGGTGAGGTTGCGGCTTGCGGCGAATCCGGATTGGGGGGCAAGTGGGGCGCAGGCTGTCGCGCGGTAG
- a CDS encoding 2'-5' RNA ligase family protein: MPEQFWLPGLEAPPTPTDGLFFAVFPDPNTASGIAKFAQQLCVEARVRSKPLAAGRLHVTLQHLGNFAGGLPQARVDAAMQAAASIRMEPFTVEFDSVVSFATRPRPGPLVLGGGEGVPGLHALHEALVAALPNEGVGHAAVPYTPHVTLAYGMPWAATRPVEPVSWNVREFALMHSLLGRTRHVVLARWRLAGVV, translated from the coding sequence ATGCCTGAACAATTCTGGCTGCCCGGGCTCGAGGCGCCGCCCACGCCGACAGACGGCCTGTTTTTCGCTGTTTTCCCCGATCCCAATACGGCAAGCGGCATCGCGAAGTTCGCGCAACAGCTTTGCGTTGAAGCGCGCGTGCGTAGCAAGCCGCTTGCGGCGGGTCGTTTGCACGTCACGTTGCAACACCTTGGCAATTTCGCGGGCGGGCTGCCGCAGGCGCGCGTCGACGCGGCGATGCAGGCGGCGGCATCCATTCGCATGGAGCCGTTCACCGTCGAGTTCGATTCGGTGGTCAGCTTCGCGACGCGGCCACGGCCGGGACCGTTGGTGCTGGGAGGCGGCGAGGGGGTACCCGGCTTGCATGCGCTTCACGAGGCGCTTGTGGCGGCGCTGCCAAACGAGGGTGTCGGGCATGCCGCGGTGCCCTATACCCCGCACGTCACGCTCGCCTACGGCATGCCCTGGGCGGCGACACGTCCCGTTGAACCCGTCAGTTGGAACGTCCGCGAGTTTGCGCTGATGCACAGTTTGCTCGGGCGCACCCGGCATGTCGTGCTCGCGCGTTGGCGGCTCGCCGGCGTGGTTTGA